The following proteins are co-located in the Meriones unguiculatus strain TT.TT164.6M chromosome 4, Bangor_MerUng_6.1, whole genome shotgun sequence genome:
- the Sall4 gene encoding sal-like protein 4 isoform X3, producing MSRRKQAKPQHINSEEDQGEQPLQQPSPDLAEAPAAEEPGECGAPMSSPGNGNEVAEDTALVKRPRREETHVCEKCCAEFFSLSEYMEHKRACTKNPPVLIMNDGEGPVPAEDFPRAVLSHQPDSPSHKDSHQDNGGSSGDLKEKLGTDSLLYLKTEAALPPTPQDISYIPKGKVANTNVTLQALRGTKVAVNQRSADAPSAPVSAAHSIPWVLEQILCLQQQQLQQIQLTEQIRIQVNMWAAHALHSGVAGADTLKALSNHVSQQVSVSQQVSAAVALLSQKASSPALSLDALKQAKLPHASVPSTASSLSAGFTPFTLKPDGTRVLPNFMSRLPGALLPQTPGSVLLQNPFSAVPLDPSKKGKGKPPNISASALDVKVKDEATLGRHKCRPGIPSTFIRAQPTYVKVEVPGTFVGPSGMTPLLASQPRRQAKQHCCTRCGKNFSSASALQIHERTHTGEKPFVCNVCGRAFTTKGNLKVHYMTHGANNSARRGRKLAIENTMAVLASEGKRVSEMFPKDLLPPSVSVDPATWNQYTSVLNGGLAMKTNEISVIQSGGIPALPVSLGASSVVSSATLSKLDGSQTSGSGSVEKPAVPDSVAKHQFPHFLEENKIAVS from the exons ATGTCGAGGCGCAAGCAGGCGAAGCCCCAGCACATCAACTCGGAGGAGGACCAGGGCGAGCAGCCGCTGCAGCAGCCGAGCCCTGACCTCGCAGAAGCGCCGGCGGCGGAGGAACCGGGTGAGTGCG GCGCTCCAATGAGCTCCCCAGGGAATGGCAATGAAGTGGCAGAGGACACAGCCCTGGTGAAGCGGCCACGGCGGGAGGAGACCCACGTCTGTGAGAAGTGCTGTGCTGAGttcttcagtctctctgagtACATGGAACACAAGAGAGCTTGCACTAAGAATCCTCCTGTCCTCATCATGAATGATGGCGAGGGGCCAGTGCCTGCAGAGGACTTCCCCAGAGCCGTCCTGAGCCACCAGCCGGACAGCCCAAGCCATAAGGACAGTCACCAGGACAACGGTGGCAGCTCAGGGGACCTGAAGGAGAAGCTGGGCACGGATTCCCTCCTGTACTTAAAGACAGAGGCCGCCCTGCCCCCGACGCCCCAGGACATAAGCTATATACCCAAAGGCAAAGTGGCCAACACCAATGTGACGCTGCAGGCGCTCCGTGGCACCAAGGTGGCGGTGAACCAGCGGAGCGCCGACGCCCCCTCGGCTCCCGTGTCGGCCGCCCACAGCATCCCCTGGGTCCTGGAGCAGATCCTGtgcctgcagcagcagcagctccagcaGATCCAGCTCACGGAACAGATCCGCATCCAGGTGAACATGTGGGCCGCCCACGCCCTGCACTCTGGAGTGGCGGGTGCAGACACCCTGAAGGCCTTGAGCAACCACGTGTCGCAGCAGGTGTCCGTGTCCCAGCAGGTATCCGCAGCCGTGGCCCTGCTCAGCCAGAAAGCCTCAAGCCCGGCTCTGTCTCTAGATGCCTTGAAACAAGCCAAGCTACCTCATGCCAGTGTCCCCTCCACAGCAAGCTCGTTGTCCGCAGGGTTCACCCCCTTCACCCTGAAGCCTGATGGGACTCGGGTTCTCCCCAACTTCATGTCTCGCCTCCCGGGTGCCCTGCTACCTCAGACCCCGGGCTCTGTGCTCCTCCAGAATCCCTTCTCCGCGGTGCCGCTTGACCCGtccaagaaaggaaaggggaagccCCCAAACATCTCCGCCTCGGCGCTGGATGTCAAGGTCAAGGATGAGGCTACCCTCGGCAGGCACAAGT GTCGCCCCGGCATCCCATCAACGTTCATCCGAGCCCAGCCCACCTATGTCAAAGTTGAAGTTCCTGGCACCTTTGTGGGACCCTCGGGCATGACGCCTCTGCTGGCGTCGCAGCCACGCCGACAGGCCAAGCAGCACTGCTGCACAAGGTGTGGAAAGAACTTCTCGTCTGCCAGCGCCCTTCAGATCCATGAGCGGACGCACACGGGAGAGAAGCCCTTCGTGTGCAATGTCTGCGGGCGTGCCTTCACCACCAAAGGCAACCTGAAG GTCCACTACATGACCCACGGGGCCAACAACTCCGCCCGTCGGGGCAGGAAGCTGGCCATAGAGAACACCATGGCCGTGCTGGCATCCGAGGGGAAGAGAGTCTCCGAGATGTTTCCCAAGGACCTTCTGCCCCCCTCGGTGAGTGTGGACCCTGCCACGTGGAACCAGTACACCAGCGTCCTCAATGGGGGTCTGGCCATGAAGACCAACGAGATCTCTGTGATCCAGAGTGGGGGCATCCCCGCCCTGCCCGTGTCCCTGGGGGCCAGCTCAGTGGTGAGCAGCGCCACGCTCTCCAAGCTGGACGGCTCCCAGACCAGCGGGAGCGGGAGCGTGGAGAAGCCGGCAGTTCCCGACAGCGTGGCCAAGCACCAGTTCCCTCACTTCCTGGAGGAAAACAAGATCGCGGTCAGCTAA
- the Sall4 gene encoding sal-like protein 4 isoform X1, with protein MSRRKQAKPQHINSEEDQGEQPLQQPSPDLAEAPAAEEPGECGAPMSSPGNGNEVAEDTALVKRPRREETHVCEKCCAEFFSLSEYMEHKRACTKNPPVLIMNDGEGPVPAEDFPRAVLSHQPDSPSHKDSHQDNGGSSGDLKEKLGTDSLLYLKTEAALPPTPQDISYIPKGKVANTNVTLQALRGTKVAVNQRSADAPSAPVSAAHSIPWVLEQILCLQQQQLQQIQLTEQIRIQVNMWAAHALHSGVAGADTLKALSNHVSQQVSVSQQVSAAVALLSQKASSPALSLDALKQAKLPHASVPSTASSLSAGFTPFTLKPDGTRVLPNFMSRLPGALLPQTPGSVLLQNPFSAVPLDPSKKGKGKPPNISASALDVKVKDEATLGRHKCKYCSKVFGTDSSLQIHLRSHTGERPYVCSVCGHRFTTKGNLKVHFHRHPQVKANPQLFAEFQDKVAAGTAPPYAHSVSVPVDESSLSVDSEPVPVVGTPSLGLPQKLASGPNSKDLVAGSLPNEMQPGPSPESEVGLPQLGVGLMHNPPRVGAFQGSGNPESGSETLKLQQLVENIDKATTDPNECLICHRVLSCQSSLKMHYRTHTGERPFQCNICGRAFSTKGNLKTHLGVHRANTAIKTQHSCPICQKKFTNAVMLQQHIRMHMGGQIPNTPLPESPCDFTGPEPAAMSENGGASAATAATSQEDVMEGIEAEEVCSQDVPSGISKVSSTTVPSTHLASPPLGFSVMAPVDAPGKGPLPLGLQRQSSRENGSVESDNCLTHDSSSLMADQLVGDQDCQSRSPDTTQSVCYQPVSPASSQAGSVKSPEGHKAEGVESCRIDTEGRPGIPSTFIRAQPTYVKVEVPGTFVGPSGMTPLLASQPRRQAKQHCCTRCGKNFSSASALQIHERTHTGEKPFVCNVCGRAFTTKGNLKVHYMTHGANNSARRGRKLAIENTMAVLASEGKRVSEMFPKDLLPPSVSVDPATWNQYTSVLNGGLAMKTNEISVIQSGGIPALPVSLGASSVVSSATLSKLDGSQTSGSGSVEKPAVPDSVAKHQFPHFLEENKIAVS; from the exons ATGTCGAGGCGCAAGCAGGCGAAGCCCCAGCACATCAACTCGGAGGAGGACCAGGGCGAGCAGCCGCTGCAGCAGCCGAGCCCTGACCTCGCAGAAGCGCCGGCGGCGGAGGAACCGGGTGAGTGCG GCGCTCCAATGAGCTCCCCAGGGAATGGCAATGAAGTGGCAGAGGACACAGCCCTGGTGAAGCGGCCACGGCGGGAGGAGACCCACGTCTGTGAGAAGTGCTGTGCTGAGttcttcagtctctctgagtACATGGAACACAAGAGAGCTTGCACTAAGAATCCTCCTGTCCTCATCATGAATGATGGCGAGGGGCCAGTGCCTGCAGAGGACTTCCCCAGAGCCGTCCTGAGCCACCAGCCGGACAGCCCAAGCCATAAGGACAGTCACCAGGACAACGGTGGCAGCTCAGGGGACCTGAAGGAGAAGCTGGGCACGGATTCCCTCCTGTACTTAAAGACAGAGGCCGCCCTGCCCCCGACGCCCCAGGACATAAGCTATATACCCAAAGGCAAAGTGGCCAACACCAATGTGACGCTGCAGGCGCTCCGTGGCACCAAGGTGGCGGTGAACCAGCGGAGCGCCGACGCCCCCTCGGCTCCCGTGTCGGCCGCCCACAGCATCCCCTGGGTCCTGGAGCAGATCCTGtgcctgcagcagcagcagctccagcaGATCCAGCTCACGGAACAGATCCGCATCCAGGTGAACATGTGGGCCGCCCACGCCCTGCACTCTGGAGTGGCGGGTGCAGACACCCTGAAGGCCTTGAGCAACCACGTGTCGCAGCAGGTGTCCGTGTCCCAGCAGGTATCCGCAGCCGTGGCCCTGCTCAGCCAGAAAGCCTCAAGCCCGGCTCTGTCTCTAGATGCCTTGAAACAAGCCAAGCTACCTCATGCCAGTGTCCCCTCCACAGCAAGCTCGTTGTCCGCAGGGTTCACCCCCTTCACCCTGAAGCCTGATGGGACTCGGGTTCTCCCCAACTTCATGTCTCGCCTCCCGGGTGCCCTGCTACCTCAGACCCCGGGCTCTGTGCTCCTCCAGAATCCCTTCTCCGCGGTGCCGCTTGACCCGtccaagaaaggaaaggggaagccCCCAAACATCTCCGCCTCGGCGCTGGATGTCAAGGTCAAGGATGAGGCTACCCTCGGCAGGCACAAGTGTAAGTACTGTAGCAAGGTTTTCGGGACCGATAGCTCCCTGCAGATCCACCTCCGCTCCCACACCGGAGAGAGGCCTTACGTGTGCTCCGTCTGTGGTCACCGCTTCACCACCAAGGGCAACCTCAAGGTACACTTCCATCGACACCCTCAGGTGAAGGCCAACCCTCAGCTGTTTGCCGAATTCCAGGACAAAGTGGCAGCAGGCACCGCTCCCCCCTACGCACACTCTGTCTCCGTCCCTGTAGATGAATCGAGTCTCTCTGTAGACAGCGAGCCTGTCCCTGTCGTGGGAACCCCTTCCCTAGGGCTACCTCAAAAGCTTGCCTCAGGGCCTAACTCCAAGGACCTCGTCGCTGGCTCCCTGCCCAACGAAATGCAGCCAGGGCCCTCTCCGGAAAGTGAGGTGGGACTCCCGCAACTCGGGGTGGGGCTGATGCATAATCCCCCGAGGGTTGGGGCCTTCCAGGGGAGCGGGAACCCGGAGTCGGGGTCGGAGACCCTGAAATTGCAGCAGCTGGTGGAGAACATTGACAAGGCCACTACTGACCCCAACGAGTGCCTCATCTGTCATCGCGTCCTCAGCTGTCAGAGCTCCCTCAAGATGCATTACCGAACCCACACCGGGGAGAGACCATTCCAGTGCAATATCTGTGGCCGGGCGTTCTCCACCAAAGGCAACCTGAAGACACACCTCGGAGTTCACCGAGCCAACACAGCCATAAAGACACAACACTCGTGCCCCATCTGCCAGAAGAAGTTCACCAACGCTGTCATGTTACAGCAGCATATCCGAATGCACATGGGCGGCCAGATCCCCAACACGCCCCTGCCGGAGAGTCCCTGTGACTTTACAGGTCCGGAGCCCGCGGCCATGAGCGAGAATGGCGGTGCCAGTGCCGCCACCGCCGCCACCTCTCAGGAAGATGTGATGGAAGGGATCGAAGCAGAGGAGGTCTGTTCCCAGGATGTCCCCAGTGGTATCTCCAAGGTCTCCTCCACaacagtccccagcacccacctggcgtCGCCCCCTCTGGGTTTTTCTGTGATGGCTCCCGTGGATGCTCCGGGGAAAGGGCCTCTTCCTTTGGGCCTGCAGCGGCAGAGCAGCCGAGAAAACGGTTCCGTGGAGAGTGACAACTGCCTGACCCATGACTCGTCCTCGCTCATGGCGGACCAGCTCGTGGGTGACCAGGACTGTCAGAGCCGAAGCCCCGATACCACACAATCTGTGTGCTACCAGCCCGTGTCCCCTGCCAGTAGCCAAGCGGGAAGTGTCAAGTCTCCTGAGGGTCACAAGGCTGAGGGCGTCGAAAGCTGCCGCATCGACACTGAAG GTCGCCCCGGCATCCCATCAACGTTCATCCGAGCCCAGCCCACCTATGTCAAAGTTGAAGTTCCTGGCACCTTTGTGGGACCCTCGGGCATGACGCCTCTGCTGGCGTCGCAGCCACGCCGACAGGCCAAGCAGCACTGCTGCACAAGGTGTGGAAAGAACTTCTCGTCTGCCAGCGCCCTTCAGATCCATGAGCGGACGCACACGGGAGAGAAGCCCTTCGTGTGCAATGTCTGCGGGCGTGCCTTCACCACCAAAGGCAACCTGAAG GTCCACTACATGACCCACGGGGCCAACAACTCCGCCCGTCGGGGCAGGAAGCTGGCCATAGAGAACACCATGGCCGTGCTGGCATCCGAGGGGAAGAGAGTCTCCGAGATGTTTCCCAAGGACCTTCTGCCCCCCTCGGTGAGTGTGGACCCTGCCACGTGGAACCAGTACACCAGCGTCCTCAATGGGGGTCTGGCCATGAAGACCAACGAGATCTCTGTGATCCAGAGTGGGGGCATCCCCGCCCTGCCCGTGTCCCTGGGGGCCAGCTCAGTGGTGAGCAGCGCCACGCTCTCCAAGCTGGACGGCTCCCAGACCAGCGGGAGCGGGAGCGTGGAGAAGCCGGCAGTTCCCGACAGCGTGGCCAAGCACCAGTTCCCTCACTTCCTGGAGGAAAACAAGATCGCGGTCAGCTAA
- the Sall4 gene encoding sal-like protein 4 isoform X2 — translation MSRRKQAKPQHINSEEDQGEQPLQQPSPDLAEAPAAEEPGAPMSSPGNGNEVAEDTALVKRPRREETHVCEKCCAEFFSLSEYMEHKRACTKNPPVLIMNDGEGPVPAEDFPRAVLSHQPDSPSHKDSHQDNGGSSGDLKEKLGTDSLLYLKTEAALPPTPQDISYIPKGKVANTNVTLQALRGTKVAVNQRSADAPSAPVSAAHSIPWVLEQILCLQQQQLQQIQLTEQIRIQVNMWAAHALHSGVAGADTLKALSNHVSQQVSVSQQVSAAVALLSQKASSPALSLDALKQAKLPHASVPSTASSLSAGFTPFTLKPDGTRVLPNFMSRLPGALLPQTPGSVLLQNPFSAVPLDPSKKGKGKPPNISASALDVKVKDEATLGRHKCKYCSKVFGTDSSLQIHLRSHTGERPYVCSVCGHRFTTKGNLKVHFHRHPQVKANPQLFAEFQDKVAAGTAPPYAHSVSVPVDESSLSVDSEPVPVVGTPSLGLPQKLASGPNSKDLVAGSLPNEMQPGPSPESEVGLPQLGVGLMHNPPRVGAFQGSGNPESGSETLKLQQLVENIDKATTDPNECLICHRVLSCQSSLKMHYRTHTGERPFQCNICGRAFSTKGNLKTHLGVHRANTAIKTQHSCPICQKKFTNAVMLQQHIRMHMGGQIPNTPLPESPCDFTGPEPAAMSENGGASAATAATSQEDVMEGIEAEEVCSQDVPSGISKVSSTTVPSTHLASPPLGFSVMAPVDAPGKGPLPLGLQRQSSRENGSVESDNCLTHDSSSLMADQLVGDQDCQSRSPDTTQSVCYQPVSPASSQAGSVKSPEGHKAEGVESCRIDTEGRPGIPSTFIRAQPTYVKVEVPGTFVGPSGMTPLLASQPRRQAKQHCCTRCGKNFSSASALQIHERTHTGEKPFVCNVCGRAFTTKGNLKVHYMTHGANNSARRGRKLAIENTMAVLASEGKRVSEMFPKDLLPPSVSVDPATWNQYTSVLNGGLAMKTNEISVIQSGGIPALPVSLGASSVVSSATLSKLDGSQTSGSGSVEKPAVPDSVAKHQFPHFLEENKIAVS, via the exons ATGTCGAGGCGCAAGCAGGCGAAGCCCCAGCACATCAACTCGGAGGAGGACCAGGGCGAGCAGCCGCTGCAGCAGCCGAGCCCTGACCTCGCAGAAGCGCCGGCGGCGGAGGAACCGG GCGCTCCAATGAGCTCCCCAGGGAATGGCAATGAAGTGGCAGAGGACACAGCCCTGGTGAAGCGGCCACGGCGGGAGGAGACCCACGTCTGTGAGAAGTGCTGTGCTGAGttcttcagtctctctgagtACATGGAACACAAGAGAGCTTGCACTAAGAATCCTCCTGTCCTCATCATGAATGATGGCGAGGGGCCAGTGCCTGCAGAGGACTTCCCCAGAGCCGTCCTGAGCCACCAGCCGGACAGCCCAAGCCATAAGGACAGTCACCAGGACAACGGTGGCAGCTCAGGGGACCTGAAGGAGAAGCTGGGCACGGATTCCCTCCTGTACTTAAAGACAGAGGCCGCCCTGCCCCCGACGCCCCAGGACATAAGCTATATACCCAAAGGCAAAGTGGCCAACACCAATGTGACGCTGCAGGCGCTCCGTGGCACCAAGGTGGCGGTGAACCAGCGGAGCGCCGACGCCCCCTCGGCTCCCGTGTCGGCCGCCCACAGCATCCCCTGGGTCCTGGAGCAGATCCTGtgcctgcagcagcagcagctccagcaGATCCAGCTCACGGAACAGATCCGCATCCAGGTGAACATGTGGGCCGCCCACGCCCTGCACTCTGGAGTGGCGGGTGCAGACACCCTGAAGGCCTTGAGCAACCACGTGTCGCAGCAGGTGTCCGTGTCCCAGCAGGTATCCGCAGCCGTGGCCCTGCTCAGCCAGAAAGCCTCAAGCCCGGCTCTGTCTCTAGATGCCTTGAAACAAGCCAAGCTACCTCATGCCAGTGTCCCCTCCACAGCAAGCTCGTTGTCCGCAGGGTTCACCCCCTTCACCCTGAAGCCTGATGGGACTCGGGTTCTCCCCAACTTCATGTCTCGCCTCCCGGGTGCCCTGCTACCTCAGACCCCGGGCTCTGTGCTCCTCCAGAATCCCTTCTCCGCGGTGCCGCTTGACCCGtccaagaaaggaaaggggaagccCCCAAACATCTCCGCCTCGGCGCTGGATGTCAAGGTCAAGGATGAGGCTACCCTCGGCAGGCACAAGTGTAAGTACTGTAGCAAGGTTTTCGGGACCGATAGCTCCCTGCAGATCCACCTCCGCTCCCACACCGGAGAGAGGCCTTACGTGTGCTCCGTCTGTGGTCACCGCTTCACCACCAAGGGCAACCTCAAGGTACACTTCCATCGACACCCTCAGGTGAAGGCCAACCCTCAGCTGTTTGCCGAATTCCAGGACAAAGTGGCAGCAGGCACCGCTCCCCCCTACGCACACTCTGTCTCCGTCCCTGTAGATGAATCGAGTCTCTCTGTAGACAGCGAGCCTGTCCCTGTCGTGGGAACCCCTTCCCTAGGGCTACCTCAAAAGCTTGCCTCAGGGCCTAACTCCAAGGACCTCGTCGCTGGCTCCCTGCCCAACGAAATGCAGCCAGGGCCCTCTCCGGAAAGTGAGGTGGGACTCCCGCAACTCGGGGTGGGGCTGATGCATAATCCCCCGAGGGTTGGGGCCTTCCAGGGGAGCGGGAACCCGGAGTCGGGGTCGGAGACCCTGAAATTGCAGCAGCTGGTGGAGAACATTGACAAGGCCACTACTGACCCCAACGAGTGCCTCATCTGTCATCGCGTCCTCAGCTGTCAGAGCTCCCTCAAGATGCATTACCGAACCCACACCGGGGAGAGACCATTCCAGTGCAATATCTGTGGCCGGGCGTTCTCCACCAAAGGCAACCTGAAGACACACCTCGGAGTTCACCGAGCCAACACAGCCATAAAGACACAACACTCGTGCCCCATCTGCCAGAAGAAGTTCACCAACGCTGTCATGTTACAGCAGCATATCCGAATGCACATGGGCGGCCAGATCCCCAACACGCCCCTGCCGGAGAGTCCCTGTGACTTTACAGGTCCGGAGCCCGCGGCCATGAGCGAGAATGGCGGTGCCAGTGCCGCCACCGCCGCCACCTCTCAGGAAGATGTGATGGAAGGGATCGAAGCAGAGGAGGTCTGTTCCCAGGATGTCCCCAGTGGTATCTCCAAGGTCTCCTCCACaacagtccccagcacccacctggcgtCGCCCCCTCTGGGTTTTTCTGTGATGGCTCCCGTGGATGCTCCGGGGAAAGGGCCTCTTCCTTTGGGCCTGCAGCGGCAGAGCAGCCGAGAAAACGGTTCCGTGGAGAGTGACAACTGCCTGACCCATGACTCGTCCTCGCTCATGGCGGACCAGCTCGTGGGTGACCAGGACTGTCAGAGCCGAAGCCCCGATACCACACAATCTGTGTGCTACCAGCCCGTGTCCCCTGCCAGTAGCCAAGCGGGAAGTGTCAAGTCTCCTGAGGGTCACAAGGCTGAGGGCGTCGAAAGCTGCCGCATCGACACTGAAG GTCGCCCCGGCATCCCATCAACGTTCATCCGAGCCCAGCCCACCTATGTCAAAGTTGAAGTTCCTGGCACCTTTGTGGGACCCTCGGGCATGACGCCTCTGCTGGCGTCGCAGCCACGCCGACAGGCCAAGCAGCACTGCTGCACAAGGTGTGGAAAGAACTTCTCGTCTGCCAGCGCCCTTCAGATCCATGAGCGGACGCACACGGGAGAGAAGCCCTTCGTGTGCAATGTCTGCGGGCGTGCCTTCACCACCAAAGGCAACCTGAAG GTCCACTACATGACCCACGGGGCCAACAACTCCGCCCGTCGGGGCAGGAAGCTGGCCATAGAGAACACCATGGCCGTGCTGGCATCCGAGGGGAAGAGAGTCTCCGAGATGTTTCCCAAGGACCTTCTGCCCCCCTCGGTGAGTGTGGACCCTGCCACGTGGAACCAGTACACCAGCGTCCTCAATGGGGGTCTGGCCATGAAGACCAACGAGATCTCTGTGATCCAGAGTGGGGGCATCCCCGCCCTGCCCGTGTCCCTGGGGGCCAGCTCAGTGGTGAGCAGCGCCACGCTCTCCAAGCTGGACGGCTCCCAGACCAGCGGGAGCGGGAGCGTGGAGAAGCCGGCAGTTCCCGACAGCGTGGCCAAGCACCAGTTCCCTCACTTCCTGGAGGAAAACAAGATCGCGGTCAGCTAA
- the Sall4 gene encoding sal-like protein 4 isoform X4, with amino-acid sequence MSRRKQAKPQHINSEEDQGEQPLQQPSPDLAEAPAAEEPGAPMSSPGNGNEVAEDTALVKRPRREETHVCEKCCAEFFSLSEYMEHKRACTKNPPVLIMNDGEGPVPAEDFPRAVLSHQPDSPSHKDSHQDNGGSSGDLKEKLGTDSLLYLKTEAALPPTPQDISYIPKGKVANTNVTLQALRGTKVAVNQRSADAPSAPVSAAHSIPWVLEQILCLQQQQLQQIQLTEQIRIQVNMWAAHALHSGVAGADTLKALSNHVSQQVSVSQQVSAAVALLSQKASSPALSLDALKQAKLPHASVPSTASSLSAGFTPFTLKPDGTRVLPNFMSRLPGALLPQTPGSVLLQNPFSAVPLDPSKKGKGKPPNISASALDVKVKDEATLGRPGIPSTFIRAQPTYVKVEVPGTFVGPSGMTPLLASQPRRQAKQHCCTRCGKNFSSASALQIHERTHTGEKPFVCNVCGRAFTTKGNLKVHYMTHGANNSARRGRKLAIENTMAVLASEGKRVSEMFPKDLLPPSVSVDPATWNQYTSVLNGGLAMKTNEISVIQSGGIPALPVSLGASSVVSSATLSKLDGSQTSGSGSVEKPAVPDSVAKHQFPHFLEENKIAVS; translated from the exons ATGTCGAGGCGCAAGCAGGCGAAGCCCCAGCACATCAACTCGGAGGAGGACCAGGGCGAGCAGCCGCTGCAGCAGCCGAGCCCTGACCTCGCAGAAGCGCCGGCGGCGGAGGAACCGG GCGCTCCAATGAGCTCCCCAGGGAATGGCAATGAAGTGGCAGAGGACACAGCCCTGGTGAAGCGGCCACGGCGGGAGGAGACCCACGTCTGTGAGAAGTGCTGTGCTGAGttcttcagtctctctgagtACATGGAACACAAGAGAGCTTGCACTAAGAATCCTCCTGTCCTCATCATGAATGATGGCGAGGGGCCAGTGCCTGCAGAGGACTTCCCCAGAGCCGTCCTGAGCCACCAGCCGGACAGCCCAAGCCATAAGGACAGTCACCAGGACAACGGTGGCAGCTCAGGGGACCTGAAGGAGAAGCTGGGCACGGATTCCCTCCTGTACTTAAAGACAGAGGCCGCCCTGCCCCCGACGCCCCAGGACATAAGCTATATACCCAAAGGCAAAGTGGCCAACACCAATGTGACGCTGCAGGCGCTCCGTGGCACCAAGGTGGCGGTGAACCAGCGGAGCGCCGACGCCCCCTCGGCTCCCGTGTCGGCCGCCCACAGCATCCCCTGGGTCCTGGAGCAGATCCTGtgcctgcagcagcagcagctccagcaGATCCAGCTCACGGAACAGATCCGCATCCAGGTGAACATGTGGGCCGCCCACGCCCTGCACTCTGGAGTGGCGGGTGCAGACACCCTGAAGGCCTTGAGCAACCACGTGTCGCAGCAGGTGTCCGTGTCCCAGCAGGTATCCGCAGCCGTGGCCCTGCTCAGCCAGAAAGCCTCAAGCCCGGCTCTGTCTCTAGATGCCTTGAAACAAGCCAAGCTACCTCATGCCAGTGTCCCCTCCACAGCAAGCTCGTTGTCCGCAGGGTTCACCCCCTTCACCCTGAAGCCTGATGGGACTCGGGTTCTCCCCAACTTCATGTCTCGCCTCCCGGGTGCCCTGCTACCTCAGACCCCGGGCTCTGTGCTCCTCCAGAATCCCTTCTCCGCGGTGCCGCTTGACCCGtccaagaaaggaaaggggaagccCCCAAACATCTCCGCCTCGGCGCTGGATGTCAAGGTCAAGGATGAGGCTACCCTCG GTCGCCCCGGCATCCCATCAACGTTCATCCGAGCCCAGCCCACCTATGTCAAAGTTGAAGTTCCTGGCACCTTTGTGGGACCCTCGGGCATGACGCCTCTGCTGGCGTCGCAGCCACGCCGACAGGCCAAGCAGCACTGCTGCACAAGGTGTGGAAAGAACTTCTCGTCTGCCAGCGCCCTTCAGATCCATGAGCGGACGCACACGGGAGAGAAGCCCTTCGTGTGCAATGTCTGCGGGCGTGCCTTCACCACCAAAGGCAACCTGAAG GTCCACTACATGACCCACGGGGCCAACAACTCCGCCCGTCGGGGCAGGAAGCTGGCCATAGAGAACACCATGGCCGTGCTGGCATCCGAGGGGAAGAGAGTCTCCGAGATGTTTCCCAAGGACCTTCTGCCCCCCTCGGTGAGTGTGGACCCTGCCACGTGGAACCAGTACACCAGCGTCCTCAATGGGGGTCTGGCCATGAAGACCAACGAGATCTCTGTGATCCAGAGTGGGGGCATCCCCGCCCTGCCCGTGTCCCTGGGGGCCAGCTCAGTGGTGAGCAGCGCCACGCTCTCCAAGCTGGACGGCTCCCAGACCAGCGGGAGCGGGAGCGTGGAGAAGCCGGCAGTTCCCGACAGCGTGGCCAAGCACCAGTTCCCTCACTTCCTGGAGGAAAACAAGATCGCGGTCAGCTAA
- the Sall4 gene encoding sal-like protein 4 isoform X5, producing MSRRKQAKPQHINSEEDQGEQPLQQPSPDLAEAPAAEEPGRPGIPSTFIRAQPTYVKVEVPGTFVGPSGMTPLLASQPRRQAKQHCCTRCGKNFSSASALQIHERTHTGEKPFVCNVCGRAFTTKGNLKVHYMTHGANNSARRGRKLAIENTMAVLASEGKRVSEMFPKDLLPPSVSVDPATWNQYTSVLNGGLAMKTNEISVIQSGGIPALPVSLGASSVVSSATLSKLDGSQTSGSGSVEKPAVPDSVAKHQFPHFLEENKIAVS from the exons ATGTCGAGGCGCAAGCAGGCGAAGCCCCAGCACATCAACTCGGAGGAGGACCAGGGCGAGCAGCCGCTGCAGCAGCCGAGCCCTGACCTCGCAGAAGCGCCGGCGGCGGAGGAACCGG GTCGCCCCGGCATCCCATCAACGTTCATCCGAGCCCAGCCCACCTATGTCAAAGTTGAAGTTCCTGGCACCTTTGTGGGACCCTCGGGCATGACGCCTCTGCTGGCGTCGCAGCCACGCCGACAGGCCAAGCAGCACTGCTGCACAAGGTGTGGAAAGAACTTCTCGTCTGCCAGCGCCCTTCAGATCCATGAGCGGACGCACACGGGAGAGAAGCCCTTCGTGTGCAATGTCTGCGGGCGTGCCTTCACCACCAAAGGCAACCTGAAG GTCCACTACATGACCCACGGGGCCAACAACTCCGCCCGTCGGGGCAGGAAGCTGGCCATAGAGAACACCATGGCCGTGCTGGCATCCGAGGGGAAGAGAGTCTCCGAGATGTTTCCCAAGGACCTTCTGCCCCCCTCGGTGAGTGTGGACCCTGCCACGTGGAACCAGTACACCAGCGTCCTCAATGGGGGTCTGGCCATGAAGACCAACGAGATCTCTGTGATCCAGAGTGGGGGCATCCCCGCCCTGCCCGTGTCCCTGGGGGCCAGCTCAGTGGTGAGCAGCGCCACGCTCTCCAAGCTGGACGGCTCCCAGACCAGCGGGAGCGGGAGCGTGGAGAAGCCGGCAGTTCCCGACAGCGTGGCCAAGCACCAGTTCCCTCACTTCCTGGAGGAAAACAAGATCGCGGTCAGCTAA